A genomic window from Vitis riparia cultivar Riparia Gloire de Montpellier isolate 1030 chromosome 18, EGFV_Vit.rip_1.0, whole genome shotgun sequence includes:
- the LOC117905566 gene encoding putative invertase inhibitor, with protein sequence MAMTHPLIPAFLLLITPLLFLTHSLSPAHAASELVEGVCHESQNYAFCIQALESDPKTPAAKDYMDLAVISLNLGISNATDTRSYINDMYESPGTDPSKKPALEGCISGYDGAVGSFKSALGELTQDPLTANYDAKVAGDGAVSCEDQLASGGVKDSSISARNQFTLSLSNIADVITTHLLH encoded by the coding sequence ATGGCAATGACACACCCATTAATCCCTGCCTTCCTCCTTCTGATTACCCCTTTGCTTTTCCTGACCCATTCTCTATCTCCTGCTCATGCAGCATCAGAGCTAGTGGAAGGAGTCTGCCATGAGTCCCAAAACTATGCATTCTGCATTCAGGCTCTGGAGTCGGATCCCAAAACTCCTGCAGCAAAGGACTACATGGATCTAGCCGTGATTTCCCTCAACTTGGGGATTTCAAATGCAACAGACACTCGTTCTTACATTAACGACATGTATGAGAGCCCAGGGACGGATCCCAGTAAGAAGCCTGCCCTCGAGGGCTGCATATCTGGTTATGATGGAGCGGTTGGATCCTTCAAAAGTGCTTTGGGGGAACTGACGCAGGATCCTTTGACTGCAAACTATGATGCCAAGGTTGCTGGTGATGGCGCAGTGAGTTGTGAGGATCAGTTGGCTTCTGGTGGGGTTAAAGATTCTTCAATTTCTGCTAGGAATCAGTTCACTTTATCCTTGAGTAATATTGCAGATGTGATTACAACCCACTTGCTTCATTAA
- the LOC117905567 gene encoding pectinesterase inhibitor-like — MVATYSTSTFPNQISLKLVQKELIQKVCSKTSNRTFCVETLESDPRIPSAYNLPSLARIAIELSIANVSDTQALIASKLSGDTTDPDVKHTLKWCVTWYTEVIALLRSAVTALEVDIKSAHQNIYTAGEYMGYCESNMDYGGVLDSWILTGNQFSDYLLDIAFFSTIEGL, encoded by the coding sequence ATGGTCGCAACATATTCCACTTCCACTTTTCCTAACCAAATTTCTCTGAAATTGGTCCAGAAGGAACTGATCCAGAAGGTCTGCAGCAAAACTTCAAACCGGACGTTTTGTGTGGAGACTCTTGAGTCGGACCCAAGAATTCCATCAGCCTACAATCTCCCCAGTCTAGCCAGAATTGCTATAGAGTTGAGCATTGCCAATGTGTCAGATACCCAGGCTCTCATCGCCAGCAAGCTGAGCGGTGATACGACTGATCCTGACGTGAAGCATACACTAAAATGGTGTGTGACTTGGTATACTGAAGTGATTGCACTTCTCAGAAGTGCTGTCACGGCCTTGGAGGTAGATATCAAGTCTGCACATCAAAATATTTACACTGCAGGTGAGTATATGGGCTATTGTGAAAGCAACATGGATTATGGCGGGGTCCTGGATTCATGGATTTTGACTGGAAACCAATTCTCCGACTATCTTCTTGATATTGCATTTTTCTCTACAATCGAGGGATTATGA